One region of Syntrophobacter fumaroxidans MPOB genomic DNA includes:
- a CDS encoding MogA/MoaB family molybdenum cofactor biosynthesis protein, protein MESRTTKQAKREFLRTVAIITVSDRGARGEREDASGQALHDLLTRHGFDVCYQTIVPDEAEVISQAIRECAVVKRVALVLTTGGTGVSPRDVTPEATRAVIERLVPGMAEAMRAANLLKTPHAMLSRAVVGIRGATLVINLPGSPTGAVENLSVLLGALPHALDKIQGDMSDCARPAGG, encoded by the coding sequence ATGGAAAGCCGGACGACAAAACAGGCGAAACGGGAATTCCTCCGCACGGTCGCCATTATCACCGTCAGTGACCGTGGAGCGCGCGGCGAGCGCGAAGACGCTTCGGGACAGGCACTGCATGACCTCCTGACCAGGCATGGATTCGACGTCTGCTACCAGACCATCGTACCGGATGAAGCGGAGGTCATTTCCCAGGCGATCAGGGAATGCGCCGTTGTGAAGAGAGTCGCTCTGGTGCTCACCACGGGCGGCACAGGGGTATCGCCGCGAGACGTAACGCCGGAGGCGACTCGCGCGGTGATCGAACGCCTGGTCCCGGGCATGGCGGAAGCTATGCGCGCCGCAAACCTGTTGAAGACCCCTCATGCCATGCTCTCGCGGGCCGTCGTCGGCATTCGCGGTGCCACGCTCGTCATCAACCTGCCCGGCAGCCCGACCGGCGCCGTTGAAAATCTAAGCGTGCTGCTGGGAGCGTTGCCGCACGCATTGGACAAGATCCAGGGCGACATGTCGGATTGCGCCAGGCCGGCCGGGGGCTGA
- a CDS encoding Mut7-C RNAse domain-containing protein — protein sequence MSERPSPEKRFVVDIMLGKVAKWLRILGFDARCLRVDSSAQVTRFREEGRIIVTRRRQWCGSTGVFCLTSNDPSEQLKELIAAVPIRLEELRPLRRCILCNLDLEVLPRDRVFGRVPDFVFETNECFHHCPGCGRIYWPGTHLVRMVERMRRELNWSG from the coding sequence ATGAGCGAGCGGCCTTCGCCCGAAAAGCGTTTCGTGGTCGATATCATGCTCGGGAAGGTTGCCAAATGGCTGCGCATCCTCGGCTTCGACGCCCGATGCCTGCGGGTGGACAGTTCCGCTCAAGTGACTCGGTTTCGGGAAGAAGGCCGGATCATCGTGACGAGGCGTCGGCAGTGGTGTGGTTCGACCGGGGTTTTTTGCCTGACATCCAACGATCCTTCCGAACAGCTCAAGGAATTGATCGCGGCCGTGCCGATCCGGCTGGAGGAGCTCAGACCACTTCGCCGCTGCATCCTCTGCAACCTGGACCTCGAAGTCCTCCCGCGCGACCGGGTATTCGGCAGAGTCCCCGACTTCGTTTTCGAAACGAACGAGTGTTTTCATCACTGTCCGGGATGCGGTAGAATCTACTGGCCCGGAACCCACCTCGTGCGCATGGTGGAGCGCATGCGGCGTGAATTGAACTGGTCCGGCTGA
- a CDS encoding tetratricopeptide repeat protein, whose product MILRYLLIIAVLSVCSCTQLKPYAATSSTPKAPAARSESGSRADLYFEYLLAQYYVSVKEIDKAIEAYHEALKKDPRSPMLLTELAALLIRQGKIEQALKLTEDATSFDRTYEPAYMLLGQLYAGIGQNARAIDAYSRAIEINPSNEDAHLLLGALYAQEKKYDEAMEAFDHLKALLPDNPVALYYKARVFLDMKLYKQAEKIYLDVLAIEPAFENASLDLAYVYEVTERLKDAEQTYLQILSANPANVNARTRLGNLYMRQDRPAEALRHFSHLLKLNRKDVESRLKVGIIHLQQKDYEEAIKDFTYLLKDEPQYDQALYYLASTYAEKQDFEQAIRNFRLIARSSPLWPMAQTRLALIFSKQKDFQNGAAVLKEAIDAQPEVADLYLYLGIIYEEAKQYEDGVAAVDRGLVKTPRDTDLLFRKGVILDKMSRRDDAIAVMKRILEIEPQNANALNYIGYTYAEMGINLNEARQMIKAALATAPDDGYIMDSLAWVYYKLGQHKKALETILEALKRVPQDPVIHEHLGDIYLSLGKKNEAIEAYEKALEYSHTEPEKIREKLDRLK is encoded by the coding sequence ATGATTCTGCGATACCTTCTCATCATTGCAGTGCTTTCCGTGTGCAGTTGCACCCAGCTTAAACCGTACGCGGCGACATCTTCCACCCCCAAAGCCCCGGCAGCCCGCTCCGAGTCGGGCTCACGCGCCGACTTGTACTTCGAGTACCTGCTCGCCCAATATTATGTCAGCGTGAAAGAAATCGACAAGGCCATTGAAGCATACCACGAAGCCCTGAAAAAGGATCCCCGATCGCCGATGCTGCTCACCGAGTTGGCCGCTCTCTTGATCCGGCAGGGCAAGATCGAACAGGCCCTCAAGCTCACCGAAGACGCCACGAGCTTTGACCGCACCTACGAGCCCGCCTACATGCTCCTCGGACAGCTGTATGCCGGAATCGGGCAGAATGCCAGGGCCATCGATGCATATAGCCGGGCCATCGAGATCAATCCTTCCAACGAGGATGCGCACCTCCTTCTGGGCGCGCTCTACGCCCAGGAGAAGAAATACGATGAGGCGATGGAGGCATTCGACCACCTCAAGGCCCTGCTCCCGGACAACCCTGTGGCACTGTACTACAAGGCACGGGTTTTCCTGGACATGAAACTTTACAAACAGGCCGAAAAGATCTACCTCGACGTTCTTGCGATCGAACCCGCATTTGAAAACGCCTCTCTCGACCTGGCATACGTTTACGAGGTGACCGAACGGCTGAAGGACGCCGAGCAGACCTATCTGCAGATCCTGTCGGCGAATCCGGCCAATGTAAACGCCCGCACGCGGCTGGGCAACCTTTACATGCGCCAGGACAGGCCCGCGGAGGCCTTACGGCATTTCTCCCATCTTCTGAAGCTCAACCGCAAGGATGTCGAGAGCCGTTTGAAAGTGGGCATCATCCACCTTCAACAGAAGGATTACGAGGAGGCCATCAAGGATTTCACCTACCTGTTGAAGGACGAGCCGCAGTACGACCAGGCTTTGTACTACCTGGCCAGCACCTATGCGGAAAAACAGGACTTCGAGCAGGCCATCCGCAACTTCCGGCTGATCGCACGGAGCAGCCCGCTCTGGCCCATGGCCCAGACCCGCCTCGCCTTGATTTTCTCCAAGCAGAAGGACTTCCAGAACGGTGCGGCGGTCCTCAAGGAGGCGATCGACGCCCAACCGGAAGTGGCCGATCTGTATCTCTATCTCGGCATCATCTATGAAGAAGCGAAACAATACGAGGATGGCGTCGCGGCGGTGGACAGGGGTCTGGTCAAGACTCCGCGAGACACCGATCTCCTGTTCCGAAAAGGGGTCATTCTCGACAAGATGTCCCGAAGGGATGACGCCATCGCCGTGATGAAACGGATCCTCGAGATCGAGCCTCAGAACGCCAATGCCTTGAACTACATCGGGTACACGTATGCGGAGATGGGAATCAACCTCAACGAAGCCCGCCAGATGATCAAGGCGGCCCTGGCCACCGCTCCCGATGATGGTTACATCATGGACAGCCTCGCCTGGGTCTACTACAAGCTGGGGCAACACAAGAAGGCTTTGGAGACCATTCTGGAGGCATTGAAGCGCGTTCCGCAGGACCCCGTCATCCACGAGCATCTCGGGGACATTTACTTGAGTCTCGGAAAGAAGAACGAAGCCATCGAGGCCTATGAGAAAGCGCTGGAGTACAGCCACACGGAGCCCGAGAAGATCCGGGAGAAGCTGGACCGGCTCAAGTAG
- the amrB gene encoding AmmeMemoRadiSam system protein B, whose amino-acid sequence MTMEHPKLRYGLEALPMQHEGQNMILLRDRMGHSSDSLLLSPVVAELVIRMDGTNSFRDLQALFLRMTGEMLYTETLDEIVQKLDQNLFLENARFIDHVARQVARYRDDPVRRMRHAGQSYPSDAELLNRRLEGFFSAEDGGPGLPGAARDNRPVLGLVAPHIDIQAGGRCFAHAYKAAADSVSPRTWIVLGTGHELVSNYFALTAKDFETPLGLVGHDEECCAHLVNSAKRDILAGEYNHVREHTVEFQAVFLAYVQPGAKIVPLLCSFSHEDLETDGEYIDHFAGLLRDLVLTRSVGILASVDLAHIGPRYGDRFQPTDSTVKDHMASDRGLVESLRECDAEAFIRQIRLEGNRRKICGVAPLYVLAQALSGLAQGRLLDHAHVRVDPYGSFVTFASMIFHGTQASPGSDSE is encoded by the coding sequence ATGACAATGGAACACCCCAAGCTGCGTTACGGACTGGAAGCTTTGCCCATGCAACACGAAGGACAGAACATGATCCTTCTCAGGGACCGAATGGGCCACAGCTCGGACTCCCTGCTGCTTTCTCCCGTTGTTGCGGAACTGGTGATCCGCATGGACGGAACGAATTCCTTTCGGGATCTGCAGGCCCTTTTCCTGCGCATGACCGGTGAAATGCTGTACACGGAGACGCTCGACGAAATCGTGCAGAAACTGGACCAGAACCTCTTCCTCGAGAATGCGAGATTCATCGATCATGTGGCAAGGCAGGTCGCGCGCTACCGGGACGATCCCGTGAGAAGGATGCGGCACGCCGGGCAGAGCTACCCGAGCGATGCGGAGCTGTTGAATCGGCGGCTGGAGGGGTTTTTCTCGGCGGAAGACGGAGGCCCCGGGCTTCCGGGGGCGGCGCGCGACAACCGGCCCGTGCTGGGACTGGTCGCTCCACATATCGACATTCAGGCTGGCGGCCGGTGCTTTGCGCATGCCTACAAGGCCGCCGCGGATTCCGTTTCGCCGCGGACCTGGATCGTGCTCGGCACCGGGCATGAACTGGTATCCAACTATTTCGCTCTGACCGCCAAGGACTTCGAGACCCCCCTGGGGCTGGTCGGTCATGACGAAGAATGCTGCGCGCATCTGGTTAATTCGGCGAAGCGCGATATCCTTGCCGGCGAATACAACCACGTACGGGAACACACGGTGGAATTCCAGGCTGTATTCCTGGCTTATGTCCAGCCGGGGGCGAAGATCGTGCCCCTCCTGTGCTCCTTTTCGCACGAGGACCTGGAAACGGACGGGGAATACATCGATCATTTCGCCGGTCTCCTTCGCGACCTGGTGCTTACCCGTTCCGTGGGAATTCTGGCCAGCGTCGACCTGGCCCACATCGGTCCGCGCTACGGGGACCGCTTCCAGCCGACCGACAGCACGGTGAAGGACCACATGGCCTCGGACCGCGGGCTTGTGGAAAGCCTGCGCGAATGCGACGCCGAAGCTTTCATCCGCCAGATCCGCCTCGAAGGAAACCGGCGGAAAATCTGCGGGGTCGCGCCCCTGTATGTGCTGGCCCAAGCGCTCTCCGGTCTCGCGCAGGGACGGCTCCTGGATCACGCGCACGTCAGGGTCGATCCCTATGGGTCTTTCGTCACCTTTGCGAGCATGATTTTCCATGGGACGCAGGCGAGCCCTGGGTCGGATTCGGAGTGA
- the epmA gene encoding EF-P lysine aminoacylase EpmA produces MPERNILSAKRDALELRSRVIERIRSHFRRAGFLEVQTPLLTPAPAPELNIEAVPAGDGFFLATSPELYMKRLLAAGYGKLFQLTPVFRSGERGRLHHPEFTLLEWYRTGASYKDMQRDCVELLHEVCAFGAATGGGTCRGSVIEPGKPWESLTVRDAFLRLAGWDPVVDFDPDRFDVDLVTKVEPYLGFPNPCFLEDYPPERAALARLKDSAPPVAERFELYWAGIELANGFTELTDPAEQRKRFEAVLADRHEAGLSSRPMPEAFLAAIEHLPQCAGIALGLDRLVMLLAGADSVDRVVAFPPDLL; encoded by the coding sequence ATGCCGGAACGGAATATCCTGTCCGCAAAGCGCGACGCGCTCGAGCTCCGCTCCCGGGTCATCGAGCGCATTCGCAGTCACTTCCGGCGGGCGGGATTCCTGGAAGTCCAGACCCCGTTGCTGACCCCGGCTCCCGCTCCCGAGCTCAATATCGAAGCCGTGCCCGCCGGTGACGGCTTTTTTCTCGCAACCAGCCCGGAGCTTTACATGAAGCGCCTCCTGGCGGCCGGATACGGGAAACTCTTCCAGCTCACCCCCGTTTTCCGAAGCGGAGAAAGGGGCCGATTGCACCACCCGGAGTTCACTTTGCTGGAATGGTACCGAACGGGAGCGAGCTACAAGGACATGCAACGGGATTGCGTGGAGCTGCTGCACGAGGTTTGTGCCTTCGGAGCGGCCACGGGTGGGGGGACATGCCGCGGCAGCGTGATCGAACCCGGAAAACCATGGGAATCCCTGACCGTTCGCGACGCCTTCTTACGCCTTGCGGGATGGGACCCGGTCGTCGACTTTGACCCCGACCGCTTCGATGTCGACCTGGTGACGAAGGTGGAGCCCTATCTCGGGTTCCCCAACCCCTGCTTTTTGGAAGACTATCCACCCGAACGGGCCGCACTGGCCCGTCTGAAGGACTCCGCCCCCCCCGTGGCAGAGCGCTTCGAGCTGTATTGGGCAGGAATCGAGCTTGCCAACGGCTTCACGGAACTGACCGATCCCGCGGAGCAGCGGAAGCGCTTCGAGGCGGTACTCGCGGACCGACACGAGGCGGGGCTTTCATCAAGACCGATGCCGGAAGCCTTTCTGGCCGCCATAGAGCATCTTCCGCAATGCGCCGGAATAGCCCTCGGCCTTGACCGGCTCGTGATGCTCCTGGCCGGAGCGGACAGCGTCGACCGGGTGGTTGCGTTCCCTCCCGATCTTCTCTGA
- the efp gene encoding elongation factor P — protein sequence MGVTLTAGDLRKGLKLEMDGEPYIIVDFEFSKPGKGQALYRCRLKNMITGSQFDRTYRSGDKFQSADLEEQDMQFLYKQGDSYHFMNTTSYEQIEMSAAQVGDATNYLIENLVVSMLMFQGRPIGISLPNFVELKVIRSDPGIKGDTAAGATKPATMETGFIIQVPLFIEEGETLKIDTRNGSYVERVKV from the coding sequence ATGGGAGTCACACTGACCGCGGGCGACCTGCGCAAGGGCCTCAAACTGGAAATGGACGGAGAGCCGTACATCATCGTCGATTTCGAATTCTCCAAACCGGGCAAAGGGCAGGCCCTGTACCGCTGTCGCTTGAAAAACATGATCACCGGGTCGCAGTTCGACCGCACCTACCGGTCGGGAGACAAGTTTCAGAGCGCCGATCTGGAAGAACAGGACATGCAGTTTCTCTACAAGCAGGGAGACAGCTATCACTTCATGAATACGACTTCCTACGAGCAGATCGAGATGTCCGCCGCCCAGGTCGGAGACGCCACCAACTATCTCATCGAGAACCTCGTCGTCAGCATGCTGATGTTTCAGGGGCGCCCGATCGGCATCAGCCTTCCCAACTTCGTCGAGCTGAAGGTGATCCGGTCCGACCCCGGGATAAAGGGCGACACCGCGGCGGGGGCTACGAAGCCCGCCACGATGGAAACCGGTTTCATCATCCAGGTTCCTCTTTTTATCGAAGAGGGAGAAACGCTCAAGATCGACACGCGCAACGGCAGCTACGTGGAACGCGTCAAAGTGTAG
- the eno gene encoding phosphopyruvate hydratase — protein sequence MSEILSVKAREILDSRGNPTVEAEVILDSGYSGTAAVPSGASTGSREALELRDGDPARYLGKGVLQAVQNVNDEIAPKVIGMDGRDQVGLDSFLIELDGTENKGRLGANAILSVSMAAAKAAAAECELPLYRYLGGAMASLLPVPMMNVINGGAHADNNVDIQEFMIVPAGAPTFGEALRMGAETFHNLKKVLKSKGLNTAVGDEGGFAPNLSSNEEAMEVLMQAIEAAGYRPGEDIYIAIDAAASEFYKDGSYHMSAEQSPTKSAEEMIAFYEAWAGRYPLICIEDGMAEGDWGGWQALTRKLGYNVQLVGDDVFVTNTSIIAKGIADGVANSVLIKLNQIGTVTETLQAINMAFKAGYTVVISHRSGETEDTTIADLAVATNAGQIKTGSLSRSERIAKYNQLLRIEEELGASGCYAGMSAFRV from the coding sequence ATGAGCGAGATTCTCTCCGTTAAAGCCAGAGAGATCCTGGATTCGCGAGGCAATCCCACCGTCGAAGCCGAGGTCATCCTCGACAGCGGTTATTCCGGCACCGCCGCTGTCCCTTCCGGGGCTTCCACGGGCTCCAGGGAGGCCCTCGAACTGCGTGACGGGGACCCCGCCCGATACCTCGGCAAAGGAGTGCTACAGGCGGTTCAAAATGTCAATGATGAAATCGCTCCCAAAGTCATCGGCATGGACGGGCGCGACCAGGTCGGCCTGGACAGTTTTCTGATCGAATTGGACGGAACGGAGAACAAGGGCCGCCTGGGTGCAAACGCAATCCTTTCCGTGAGCATGGCCGCGGCCAAAGCGGCGGCGGCCGAGTGCGAGCTTCCCCTGTACCGGTACCTGGGCGGGGCCATGGCCTCTCTTCTTCCGGTGCCCATGATGAATGTGATCAACGGCGGCGCTCACGCCGACAACAACGTGGACATCCAGGAGTTCATGATCGTTCCCGCGGGCGCGCCGACCTTCGGCGAGGCCCTGAGAATGGGAGCCGAGACCTTTCACAACCTCAAAAAGGTGCTCAAGTCCAAGGGATTGAACACCGCCGTGGGTGATGAGGGCGGGTTCGCTCCCAACCTGAGCTCCAATGAAGAAGCCATGGAAGTGCTCATGCAGGCTATCGAGGCGGCCGGGTACCGACCGGGCGAGGACATCTACATCGCCATCGACGCCGCGGCCAGCGAATTCTACAAGGACGGCTCCTATCACATGAGCGCCGAACAGAGCCCGACGAAAAGCGCCGAGGAGATGATCGCATTCTACGAAGCCTGGGCAGGGCGCTATCCGCTCATCTGCATCGAGGACGGCATGGCGGAAGGCGACTGGGGCGGGTGGCAGGCGCTCACCCGGAAGCTCGGCTACAATGTCCAGTTGGTGGGCGACGACGTGTTTGTGACGAACACGAGCATCATTGCAAAAGGCATCGCTGACGGAGTGGCCAATTCGGTTCTCATCAAGCTGAACCAGATCGGCACCGTGACCGAGACCCTCCAGGCCATCAATATGGCCTTCAAAGCCGGTTACACCGTGGTCATCTCCCACCGCTCGGGAGAGACCGAGGACACGACGATCGCCGACCTGGCCGTCGCCACCAACGCCGGTCAGATTAAGACGGGGTCCCTTTCGAGGTCGGAGCGGATCGCAAAGTACAACCAGTTGCTCCGGATCGAGGAAGAGCTCGGGGCTTCGGGTTGCTACGCCGGAATGTCGGCGTTTCGAGTCTAG